Genomic DNA from Novipirellula galeiformis:
ATGGGCGTTAGGACAGAGGACACTAGGAAACAGGGCGTTGTTTCGTTGCGATTGGCATTTTTGGCGATTGCGGTGGTCAGTGTCGTAGGCTTTTGGTGTTTGGCGTACGGGGAATTCGCTGCCCTTTGGCACCGCCGCTATCTGATTGCGTCGTTACCGTTTTTGGTCTGGTTTTTTGGTGCGACGATCGGCGAGGCGGAAAGTCGATGGCACGCAAAACGCAGGGGCTCGAATCGTGGAACGCGACTTCACCGTTTGATCGGAGTGGCGGTGGTTGTGATGCTGATTGGGCTGTTGATGCAAGGGCAGGGGACTGCGAAGCGATTCGTCCGAGGCGAGTGGATGGTCCAGCGTGGTGAGGATTGGCGTGGTGCAATCGCGTGGGTCAATGGCGCGGCGGCCCCGGATGCCCTGGTCTTGCTCGACCCTGGGTTAATCGAGCAAGGAAAGCTTGATGGAAAGCTCGAGGATCAGCAGCGACGTGCGAAGCGGGGCGAGTATCTGAGATACGTCGTCGATGGTCCGTATGCGATTCGAGATGATTTGGTCGTCGAAATCGCTGGCCGCCAAGCGTGGCAGCCGATGCGGAATGAGGGGCCCGACGTGATCTTGACGCGGCGGCCGGCGCGGTCACTGAGGCGGTTGCTGGAGTTGACGTCCAGCGCGGAGTCGTTCCGCGTTCGTTCCTTTCGTGGCGTTTCCGCCGCGATCCGATTGCGCGGCGACGTTTCGTTTTCCAGTAAATCCTCACCCGAAGCGTGAGTTTTGAAGAGGCGTAATGCTAGCGGTTCCCGTCCGACGGCCCAGCCATTTGCCTAGCCTACCCAGCGGGCTAGCTAAACGACCGGGGTTTTGCTTCTAAATACAAAAGTGCAACCTCAAAGTCTACGCGTCAGGCGATGAAAGAGGCGAAACTTCAAAATCGGATCGCCTGTGGCTTGGCGCTTAGACGGAAATGGGAGAAAGGTAAGACGGGGGAGTGAGGAGGAGAGGATTCGCGGTGTCTTTCAGGTTAGAATCGACGGTGGTTTGCGGTCAAACCTTGATGATTGCCTTGCCTCGTTGCCTCGACGGTATAATAAATCCATGTGGAAACAATCTCTTGCATCCGTCTTTGTGCTCCTTTTCGGTTCCGTTGCCACGTTTTCCGCGGCGGAAGAGATCGATGCGGCAGCGCGTGGATATCGCTGGTTGACTGAGAACGCGTTTTTGTCAAGCGATTTTAGCCAGCGCGTTGTCGACGAGGTTTGGCGCAGTTGGCCGGAGCCGTTGCGCAGCGAAGCGGAACAGGCAACGCCTGAGCAGCGACGTGCAATGACCTTCGCCCGCTATGGGTTGACCACGCGGCCCGGTGACGACTCGGGGAAACCGTTGCAGTATGTTGTTTCCGATGACGGTCAATGGACGATGAATTGTTTTTCATGTCACGGCGGCAATGTCTACGGCACTCCGACGCCGGGGGCGCCGAACAACCGGTTCGCGTTACAGACGATGACTGAAGAGCTTCGCCGAACCAAGTTGCGGCTCTTCGAACCGTTGTCACGAATGGATGTGGGGTCGCTTGTCGTTCCGCTGGGGACGACCCATGGTACGACCAATGCGGTTGTGTTCGGGATGGGGTTGATGCTTCATCGAGACGAACAACTCAATCTCGTTAACCGAGCTCCAGTCCAATTCATGCACCACGACTTGGATGCTCCGCCGTGGTGGCATTTCTACAAACGGCCTTATCTTTACATCGACGGATTTGCCCAGAAGGGGCATCGTGGTTTGATGCAGTTTATGCTCGTTCCTGAAAATGGGCCCGAGTTTTTCCATCAACATGAAGATGAATTTCGCGATATCTACGCTTACCTCTCCTCGCTGCGGCCGCCGAAGTACGAGGGCCAGATTGACGAGAAGTTGGTCGGAGTCGGCAAGGGCATTTTTGACCACAATTGTGCCGAATGTCATGGTACCTATGGAGTCGATTCGGAGTATCCCAACCGGCGAATTGCACTGCAGGATATCGGCACCGATCCAGTGCGTGCCAACGCGCTTCCGGCGATCGGTCGAAGCTTCTATGCACGCAGTTGGTTTGCTCATGCGGGGGAAGCCGACGAGCAGCAAACGATTGTTGATCTTGACGGTTACGTCGCACCGCCGCTGGACGGCGTGTGGGCCAGCGCTCCGTATTTCCATAACGGTAGCGTGCCGACGTTATGGCACGTGTTGCATCCCAGTGAGCGGCCCACCGTTTGGCGTCCGGTGAGTGAACAGATGGATGAGCAACGGGTTGGGTTGTCGATCGAAGTGGTCGAGAAAGTGCCGTTATCGGAGCCCGACGTCGCGATTCGTCGCAGCTACTTCGATACCCGTCGCTTTAGTAAAAGCAATGCCGGGCACGACTATCCCAACGTCTTGAGCGAAGCCGAGAAGACCGCGGTACTCGAGTATCTCAAAACGCTCTAAGCACCCAGGCATTTTGAAAAATAATGTGGGGTTCCAGCCGTAGCTGCGTTCGCAAGAACGCGGTTCACCGTCGGGCGACGGTAGCTACATCAAAATGAAGCGTACTCTAAGAGCGACGGAAAGCTTTGCTTGTGCATTCACGAGCTCTGCTTAGCTAAGTAGTGCTGAGCGACGTTTTGAAAATCGCGGAGTTGATCGTCGATCCATGTTTGGTCGCGGTTGAGCTCCGCCGCCATATGCCGGGCGACTTCGGCAGCGATCTCCAGCGACGCAGGGGCGTTCAAAAACAACGAACGTGATCGTCGAGCGAGCACATCTTCGACGGTGCGGGCCATTTCATGGCGAACCGCCCACACGACGTCTGAACCACGAAGGGTCAGCTCAGGATGGAGCGGTTGTTTGAGTTCCGGCGATTGTTGCTCGAGTGCTTCGATCGCCGCGAGGTCTGATCCGTAATACGATCGTGGCGACGAGGGTAGCTTGGATGGGTCGACAAAGCCGTGTAGGTGCATCGTTTGGGTGCTGCATGGACTCGCATTCAAGTTCGCTTTTTTGACGACGCGGTCGACGCAGTCCTCGGCCATCTTGCGCACCGTGGTCCATTTACCCCCGGTGATCGTCACCAAGCCCGAGTCGGAGATGCGGATGGTGTGGTCGCGTGAAAGAGATGCCGTTCGCGCCGATTTGTCGCCTTTGACCAACGGGCGGATCCCGGTGAAGACGCTTTGGACATCCTCGATTGTGGGAGGATCGGTCAGATATTCTGCGGTCGTGTCCAGCAGGAATTGGATCTCGCCTGGCAGAGGCGTCGGCTCGAGCGTCGCGGTTTCGATGGGCGTGTCGGTCGTTCCGATCACCGTGTGCTCGTGCCAGGGAATGATAAACAGCACGCGTCCATCGGATGTCTTGGGGACGATCAAGGCGATATCAGCGGGGAAGAAGCGGCGGGGCAAAACGATGTGAACCCCTTGGCTAGCCGCCAGCATCTTTTCGCCGTGTGCATCGTCAAGTTCACGGACGCTATCACAAAACGGGCCGGCCGCATTGACGACGCACTTCGCCGGAATCGTCCAGGTTTGGTTCGTTTCGTGGTCGATGGCCGTGACCCCGTTGATGTTCCCCGTCAGATCTTTGGTCATGGCGTTGACGGCGGCGTAGTTGATCAAGCAGGCGCCGTGCTGGGTTGCCGTCGTAGCCATGTTGATCAATAACCGCGTGTCATCGAATTGGCCGTCGTGGTAAATCACACCGCCCCGAGATACGCTCGGTTTGAGCACCGGGATTTTCGCTAATGTTTCTTTCAGTGACACCCCGTGGGAGCGGCCAAAGTTGTTCCCGGCGGCAAGGAAATCATAGAGTTTTAATCCGACGCCATAGAAGAATCGTTCCCAGCGATTTTTACAGGGAATCAAGAAGGGCATGTCATGAACGAGGTGCGGTGCATTGGCACGCAGTAAACTCCGCTCGCGCAGCGCATCACGCACCAAGGTGATGTTGCCTTGTTCGAGATACCGCACACCGCCATGGACGAGTTTCGTGCTGCGGCTGGAGGTTCCTTTACCAAAATCGGATTGCTCCAACAGCAACACATCCAAGCCGCGTGTGGCTGCATCCATTGCAATTCCGATCCCGGTAGCTCCTCCGCCGACGACGAGAATGTCCCAAGGCGTTTTTCGCGTTTGCAAGCGTTCAATGGAATCGTCGCGGTTCATTGCTGGAGGATTCATGATTTTTGCTCCCAGGATCGTGCGCGCTCGAGTGCATCGGACCAGCGGCTACGACGTTGTTTTGCTTCCTCGGGTGACATGCTTGGCGTGAAGATGCGGTCGGTTTGCCAGACGTTGGAAATGTCATCAAGGTCTTTCCAAAACCCGCTGGCGAGTCCCGCCAAGTAAGCCGCGCCGAGTGCCGTCGTCTCGAGCACCTTGGGGCGGACGACAGGGATTTGCATAATGTCGGCTTGGAATTGCATCAGCAGGTTGTTGGCCGCCGCGCCGCCATCAACTCGCAATTCTGCGATCTTCGTCCCCGCGTCCTCTTGCATCGCATCGAGCACATCGGCGACTTGAAACGCAATCCCTTCCAGAGCGGCTCGTGCGATATGAGCTCGGGTGGTTCCGCGGGTCAGGCCTACGATTGTGCCGCGTGCGTACGCGTCCCAGTGCGGGGCACCGAGCCCGGCGAACGCGGGGACCAAGTACACGCCATCGGAATCGGTCACGCTCGCTGCGAGCGGTTCCACTTCGGAAGAGGATTGGATAATCCCTAGTCCGTCTCGCAGCCATTGAACGATCGCACCGGCGATGAAGATGCTGCCCTCCAAGGCGTATTGATGCGTGGCGTCAGCGGTACAGGCGACGGTGGTAAGCAGTTTGCATTTGGAGGCCCACGGCTTTTCTCCAATATTCATTAGCATGAAACATCCCGTGCCGTAGGTGTTCTTGGCCATGCCGACTTGGGTACAGTTTTGTCCAAACAAGGCGGATTGTTGATCGCCCGCCGCGCCACCAAGGGGGATCGCACCGCCGAATAATTCAGCTTCCGTTTCGCCATACAAATGGCTTGACGGCAATACCTTGGGAAGCACGCTGCGGGGAATGTCGAGTAATGCTAAGAGCTCGTCGTCCCACTGGTGTTTGGCAATATCGAACAGCATCGTTCGCGAAGCATTACTGACGTCGGTGGCATGAATGCGACCGCCGGTCAGTTTCCAAAACAGCCAGCTATCGATGGTGCCGAAGGCAAGTTCGCCTCGCTCGGCACGTTCACGCGCTCCGTCGACATTGTCGAGTAACCAGCGGAGTTTGGTCGCACAGAAGTAGGCGTCGATCAGTAAGCCGGTTTTTTTCGCAATCATCTCGAGGTGTCCCGCTTCACGAAGCGAGTCACAGTATTCCGCCGTCCGCCGGTCTTGCCATACGATGGCGTTGTGAACCGGCGCCCCGGTAGCTCGATCCCAAAGCACGGTGGTTTCGCGTTGATTGGTGATCCCGATCGCGGCGATTTCACTGGGCTCGAGCTTGCACTGCTCAAGCACCTCGCGTCCAACGTGGAGTTGCGATTCCCAGATTTCATTGGCGTCGTGTTCAACCCAGCCTGATTTCGGGTAGTGCTGAGTGAACTCGCGCTGGGCGACTCCCAGAATAATGCCAGAGTGATCAAAGGCGATCGCGCGAGAGCTGGTGGTCCCTTGGTCGAAGGCTAAGACGGCTTTCATGATGTGGGGCTGCTATGGGGAAGGAGTCCGGTTCGCGTTCAAGCAATGAGTTTGATGCCACCATCATCGTATCGTGTTTGGAAGGCCGCGGGGGAGACAGGGAGACAGGGAGACAGGGAGACAGGGAGACAGGGAGACAGGGAGACAGGGAGACAAGGAGACAAGGAGACAAGGAGACAAGGAGTGGGCATCTTGTTTGCTTGTCTCCCTGGTTCACTCGCCATGCAGGAGGGGGCGTTGGAGCGGTACGGCGTCGCCTTCCGCCGCAGCCGTCTCAAACCGCAATCGCAGCGTTTGCCAATGCCGCTGGGAAAGATAAGCAGCTGCGGGAGAGATAAGCCGCCTTTTGGGTAGAGAAGCGGCGCCTGAAAAGTGCGGCGGCAAAGAACGCCGCGTTGATCAGCGGCGCAAGGGGAGGAAGCCCTTGGAGCGGTGGTTCGCGAGACGACCGCGCTCCAGCGAGGGTCTCTCGCTCACACTGGCGTTTCGGGCGGCGAAATCAACCGTCTGCGAATGTTGTTACGAATACAACTGAATCGCTTTGATGATGTCATCCAATTCGTTAGGAACGGCGATCGCTCGGTTCGCATGGCTGGCTTTGGTCACTCCACGGCTGCCGAGTGTCTTGTTGAAGACTTCTTGGTCGGTGGTATGGTAGGCCACCGTCGCGGTGGGGTCTTTCAACTCGTGGCCAGTCAAGATGCAGACGACGCGGTCACTGGGGGCGATCACCCCTTCGCGGCGGAGCAGTCTTGCTCCTGCGACACTGGCGGCCGATGCGGGTTCGCAACCGAACCCTCCGGCGCCTACCTTGGCTTTGGCATCCAAGATCTCTTGGTCGCTGACTTGACGCACCACCCCATCCATGACATCGAGGGCACGCAGGCATTTTTTCAAGTTCACGGGGCGATTGATTTCAATCGCGCTGGCGATCGTGTCGGCCTTCTTACCTTCGCGGTCCATCAAATCGTTGTAGTCACGAATGGGGTCCATGTTGACGTGGCCGCCGTTCCAACGGACTCCGCGGCGTTCGAACAATTCGTACAAGGTGTCGGCGCCCGACGCGTTGATCACCGCCAAGCGTGGCATACGGTCGATCAAACCAAGGGCTTTCAGTTCGCTAAAGGCTTTGCCAAACGCACTGCTGTTGCCAAGGTTGCCGCCGGGGACGACGATCCAATCGGGCACTTCCCAGCGAAGCGCTTCGAGGACGCGAAACATGATCGTTTTTTGGCCTTCGAGCCGGAATGGGTTGACGCTGTTGACTAGGTAGATGCCTAGTTCTTGCGAGATCTGCTTGACGCGGATCATCGCATCGTCAAAGTCGCCAGCGATTTGGACGGTCAATGCTCCATAATCGAGCGCCTGGCTCAGTTTGCCGTACGAGATCTTGCCGCTGCCGATAAAGATCACCGCCTTCATCAAGCGAGTGGCGCTGCAGTACAGCGCTAGCGACGCGCTGGTGTTTCCTGTGCTCGCACACGCGGCGCGTTTGGCCCCCATCATCGCCGCATGCGTCACCGCGGCGCACATCCCGTTGTCTTTAAAGCTTCCCGAGGGGTTCATGCCTTCGTATTGCAGGTGTAGCCGACCGTGGTTCATGCCCACGTAGTCACCAACCGCATCGGTTTGCTGCAGCAAGGTTTGCCCTTCGCCGACGGTGACGATCTTGTCTTGGGGGACAAATGGCAACAGTTCGTGAAACCGCCACACGCCGCTGAAGCGGACCGGGTTGGTGCGTTGGCTCCACATCGCTTCAAACTCGTTCAGCTTTTTCGGCAGCGTGGCGCGATCCCATTCGTACTCGATATCCAGCAGATCGCCACACTTGTCACAGGACGTGCGGACGCTATTCGCCTCGTACGTTGCCCCGCACGTGGGGTTGATGCAGCGTTGAAAGGCGAGATCCGTTTGCGGGACGCTGGTTGAATTGGCGGTCTGCAACATGACGGTGGCAAAATGAGTGGTTAGGTGGATAAAACGGTGGATTGGTGGCTGGGTCAGCCTGCCCGAACCGGTGTCCGATATGGAAAGTAGATCGGCATAGTTCGCTTGCCGCTAGATTCACTAATCACCAAGAAGTGAAAATATGCGGAAGATCACGATTGCGGAACCCGATCGCTCTGGGCAAACTCTGCTGCTAATTCTACTGTGAAAGGCTTCTGAATCCGACCGCTGATTGATCTGAAAACATGGACGAAACCGATCGAGCCCTCTCCACGTCGTCGCCGATGAGCGTTCCGAAGAACCGAGTATGGGTGTTTTTGGGGCTAGCCCTCACCGGTGCCATCGCCGATTTGTGGAGCAAGCAAGCCATTTTCGCCTGGCGAGGCCTGCCCGGTCAAAAGGACATTTGGTGGGTGGTTGAGGGCTACTTTGGGATCGAAACCGCCGTCAATCTGGGGGCCGTTTTCGGCATCGGACAGGGCCAAGGGCTCATCTTTGCCGGCTTGTCGATCGTCGCTGGCGTGGGAATTTTAGCCTGGTTGTTCTGGTTTCGTGCCGCTTATTCGATGTGGCTAACTGTCGCACTTGGACTGATCGGCGGCGGGATCATTGGCAATCTCTACGACCGTTTAGGGATGTGGTGGCAACCTGGGTACCCCGAAGCATGGAAAAGTGGCGTGCGCGACTGGGTTTTGTGGCAAGCTAGCAATCAGTGGCGTTGGCCCAATTTCAATATCGCCGATTCGCTGTTGGTGGTCGGAGCGTGCATGTTGATGTATCAATCCTTTTTTCCAGAGCAGGTCGGTTTCCCGATCCCAGAAGCCAAACCCGATGAAGCGGGCGAGTCAAGCTCGCAAAGCGAATAACCCCTCCCAGATTACAAGAGTCAACACCATGGCGAGCAAACCAGCCGATTGGCAATCGATGCACGAAGGTCGGCTTTCGGCGATGATCGAAGTCGTACAGGCGGCCGGACAACACACGTTGAAGTACTTCGGGGCCAGCGGGTTGGTCGTGGATGCGAAAACCGACGACTCGCCTGTTACCGTGGCCGACCGCGAAGCCGAGCAATTGGTTCGCAAAATGCTCGGCGAGCGGTTTCCCGACGACACCGTCCAAGGCGAAGAGTTTGCGGAGAAAACCGGGACCAGTTCCTATCGCTGGGTCGTGGATCCGATTGATGGCACGAAGTCGTTTGTTTGTGGTGTGCCGCTCTATTCGACGCTATTGGCTGTGGAGTGTGACGGAGTCGTGGTGGGCGGGGCGATCTTCATTCCTGCCTTGGGCGAGTTGATCGTTGCCGCAGTAGGGCAGGGCAGTTGGCACCGAAAAACCGCCGATTCCGCTTGGGCCCAGGCCTCGGTGTCTGGCAAAACCGAGCTTTCCACAGCGGTGTTTGTGACCAGCGAGGTGGGCTCGTTCGCCAAACGGGGCAATGCTAACGCCTACGCACGACTCGAGGGCGATGCTTGGGTGACGCGAAGTTGGGGTGATGGGTACGGTTATTTGCTCGTCGCCACCGGGCGTGCCGACCTGATGGTCGATCCCATGTGCAACGCCTGGGACGTCGCCGCGATCATGCCGATTGTCGAAGAGGCGGGGGGGAAATTCACCGATTGGAAGGGCGAGCCGACCGTCCGCGGCGGCGATGGCATCGGAACCAACGGCCATTTGCATGCCGCTGTCTTGGAACGGCTGTTCGACTAGATCTAGATAGATCTAGACCTGGGGTGCAGGTCTGTTCGACGAGCGTTGCCTCGATGTCCAATACTTGCGGGGAAAGCCCACTCCCCGCGGGGACACCGCCCAGCCCAGCCCAGCCCGCACTGCAACTGCAACTGCAACTGCAACTGCAACGGTTCGGCGGTTCGGCGGTTCGGCGGTTCGGCGGTTCGGCGGTTCGGCGGTTCGGCGGGCGAAACGTCGCTCGGATATCGCAGTTATTCCGACCTGTGACGAGATTCCGATCTTTGACGTGGGGGGATCGCGTTTTCGAGGTCGAACCTGGGTTTGCCGGTTCAGGGGCACGCTAGGCTGGCCGAATTAATCTCCGGTGGGCCGCAGTTCTAAACGCTCGATCGTGCGTCCGGCGCCCCGAATGTTGCGTTTAGG
This window encodes:
- a CDS encoding c-type cytochrome, whose product is MWKQSLASVFVLLFGSVATFSAAEEIDAAARGYRWLTENAFLSSDFSQRVVDEVWRSWPEPLRSEAEQATPEQRRAMTFARYGLTTRPGDDSGKPLQYVVSDDGQWTMNCFSCHGGNVYGTPTPGAPNNRFALQTMTEELRRTKLRLFEPLSRMDVGSLVVPLGTTHGTTNAVVFGMGLMLHRDEQLNLVNRAPVQFMHHDLDAPPWWHFYKRPYLYIDGFAQKGHRGLMQFMLVPENGPEFFHQHEDEFRDIYAYLSSLRPPKYEGQIDEKLVGVGKGIFDHNCAECHGTYGVDSEYPNRRIALQDIGTDPVRANALPAIGRSFYARSWFAHAGEADEQQTIVDLDGYVAPPLDGVWASAPYFHNGSVPTLWHVLHPSERPTVWRPVSEQMDEQRVGLSIEVVEKVPLSEPDVAIRRSYFDTRRFSKSNAGHDYPNVLSEAEKTAVLEYLKTL
- a CDS encoding glycerol-3-phosphate dehydrogenase/oxidase; this translates as MNRDDSIERLQTRKTPWDILVVGGGATGIGIAMDAATRGLDVLLLEQSDFGKGTSSRSTKLVHGGVRYLEQGNITLVRDALRERSLLRANAPHLVHDMPFLIPCKNRWERFFYGVGLKLYDFLAAGNNFGRSHGVSLKETLAKIPVLKPSVSRGGVIYHDGQFDDTRLLINMATTATQHGACLINYAAVNAMTKDLTGNINGVTAIDHETNQTWTIPAKCVVNAAGPFCDSVRELDDAHGEKMLAASQGVHIVLPRRFFPADIALIVPKTSDGRVLFIIPWHEHTVIGTTDTPIETATLEPTPLPGEIQFLLDTTAEYLTDPPTIEDVQSVFTGIRPLVKGDKSARTASLSRDHTIRISDSGLVTITGGKWTTVRKMAEDCVDRVVKKANLNASPCSTQTMHLHGFVDPSKLPSSPRSYYGSDLAAIEALEQQSPELKQPLHPELTLRGSDVVWAVRHEMARTVEDVLARRSRSLFLNAPASLEIAAEVARHMAAELNRDQTWIDDQLRDFQNVAQHYLAKQSS
- the glpK gene encoding glycerol kinase GlpK codes for the protein MKAVLAFDQGTTSSRAIAFDHSGIILGVAQREFTQHYPKSGWVEHDANEIWESQLHVGREVLEQCKLEPSEIAAIGITNQRETTVLWDRATGAPVHNAIVWQDRRTAEYCDSLREAGHLEMIAKKTGLLIDAYFCATKLRWLLDNVDGARERAERGELAFGTIDSWLFWKLTGGRIHATDVSNASRTMLFDIAKHQWDDELLALLDIPRSVLPKVLPSSHLYGETEAELFGGAIPLGGAAGDQQSALFGQNCTQVGMAKNTYGTGCFMLMNIGEKPWASKCKLLTTVACTADATHQYALEGSIFIAGAIVQWLRDGLGIIQSSSEVEPLAASVTDSDGVYLVPAFAGLGAPHWDAYARGTIVGLTRGTTRAHIARAALEGIAFQVADVLDAMQEDAGTKIAELRVDGGAAANNLLMQFQADIMQIPVVRPKVLETTALGAAYLAGLASGFWKDLDDISNVWQTDRIFTPSMSPEEAKQRRSRWSDALERARSWEQKS
- the thrC gene encoding threonine synthase, with the protein product MLQTANSTSVPQTDLAFQRCINPTCGATYEANSVRTSCDKCGDLLDIEYEWDRATLPKKLNEFEAMWSQRTNPVRFSGVWRFHELLPFVPQDKIVTVGEGQTLLQQTDAVGDYVGMNHGRLHLQYEGMNPSGSFKDNGMCAAVTHAAMMGAKRAACASTGNTSASLALYCSATRLMKAVIFIGSGKISYGKLSQALDYGALTVQIAGDFDDAMIRVKQISQELGIYLVNSVNPFRLEGQKTIMFRVLEALRWEVPDWIVVPGGNLGNSSAFGKAFSELKALGLIDRMPRLAVINASGADTLYELFERRGVRWNGGHVNMDPIRDYNDLMDREGKKADTIASAIEINRPVNLKKCLRALDVMDGVVRQVSDQEILDAKAKVGAGGFGCEPASAASVAGARLLRREGVIAPSDRVVCILTGHELKDPTATVAYHTTDQEVFNKTLGSRGVTKASHANRAIAVPNELDDIIKAIQLYS
- a CDS encoding signal peptidase II, whose translation is MDETDRALSTSSPMSVPKNRVWVFLGLALTGAIADLWSKQAIFAWRGLPGQKDIWWVVEGYFGIETAVNLGAVFGIGQGQGLIFAGLSIVAGVGILAWLFWFRAAYSMWLTVALGLIGGGIIGNLYDRLGMWWQPGYPEAWKSGVRDWVLWQASNQWRWPNFNIADSLLVVGACMLMYQSFFPEQVGFPIPEAKPDEAGESSSQSE
- the hisN gene encoding histidinol-phosphatase — encoded protein: MASKPADWQSMHEGRLSAMIEVVQAAGQHTLKYFGASGLVVDAKTDDSPVTVADREAEQLVRKMLGERFPDDTVQGEEFAEKTGTSSYRWVVDPIDGTKSFVCGVPLYSTLLAVECDGVVVGGAIFIPALGELIVAAVGQGSWHRKTADSAWAQASVSGKTELSTAVFVTSEVGSFAKRGNANAYARLEGDAWVTRSWGDGYGYLLVATGRADLMVDPMCNAWDVAAIMPIVEEAGGKFTDWKGEPTVRGGDGIGTNGHLHAAVLERLFD